Proteins found in one Thalassophryne amazonica chromosome 1, fThaAma1.1, whole genome shotgun sequence genomic segment:
- the LOC117514180 gene encoding collagen alpha-1(VIII) chain-like: MAVPLQLLHLYIMVVQLCLLRRVHCGVYYGQKQPPQQNQPVPQHNDGYPQQYLGNEMPHLPYGKENSMLPQYGKERPHLPLQMLKERPLPEGKGQTLPRGSKGPPSTGIGGEGLLKGIQGSQGPQGPIGPPGPQGPPGIPGQGLPGLPGKPGPPGPQGYPGVGKPGMPGLPGKHGGPGLPGPKGDFGPSGDEGPPGLLGPPGLPGPPGLPGSSKPGAQGFPGQPGPLGEPGHKGSPGPPGLPGPKGEKGISVPGLPGLKGPAGPPGPPGQIGMAGVGKPGLNGLPGQPGIPGKPGLPGEPGIAGLPGESGQPGPSGLPGIGKPGKDGFQGQPGLNGAKGELGPPGLPGSPGLPGYGKPGFPGPKGHKGHGGLPGPPGQKGDKGHEGLPGVIGLTGPSGMPGPPGPIGPPGVLGFPGQKGEYGFGGRQGHQGLKGDLGPQGLPGKPGLPGESGLPGPRGIPGHVGPKGEPGIRGLPGLHGASALTGQKGEGGQPGARGQQGPQGIPGLPGPGGVIGPPGLPGQKGEMGPPGKPGFPGEGKPGLLGPVGPQGKPGPSGPPGLPGQPGQPGPPGPPGLPAVHPDLGQILPVMGPYIGQKQAYKTTKYGGDSGVNSPEVPAFTATLTNPFPPVGSPVVFDKILHNSNQDYSPQNGVFTCSIPGIYYFAYHVHCKGGNMWVALMKNNEPVMYTYDECTKGLLDQASGSAVLPLRNGNTVHIQLPSDQAAGLYAGQYVHSTFSGYLLYTM, encoded by the exons ATGGCTGTACCGCTCCAACTTTTGCACTTATACATCATGGTGGTCCAGCTCTGTTTATTGCGACGAGTGCATTGTGGTGTGTATTACGGACAGAAGCAGCCTCCTCAGCAGAACCAGCCTGTGCCCCAGCACAATGATGGCTATCCTCAGCAGTATTTAGGGAATGAGATGCCACATCTGCCTTATGGCAAAGAAAATTCAATGCTGCCTCAGTATGGAAAGGAGCGCCCCCATCTGCCTTTGCAAATGCTGAAGGAGAGGCCACTGCCTGAGGGCAAAG GACAGACACTGCCCAGAGGGTCAAAGGGTCCACCTTCCACTGGTATTGGTGGGGAAGGTCTCCTAAAAGGAATTCAAGGATCACAGGGTCCCCAAGGACCAATAGGGCCCCCAGGACCACAAGGCCCCCCTGGAATACCAGGCCAGGGATTGCCAGGGTTGCCAGGAAAGCCAGGGCCTCCTGGCCCACAAGGCTACCCAGGAGTAGGAAAACCTGGAATGCCAGGATTACCAGGAAAGCACGGTGGTCCCGGATTGCCAGGTCCAAAAGGTGACTTTGGTCCCAGTGGTGATGAGGGACCACCTGGACTTCTGGGACCTCCAGGGCTCCCCGGGCCTCCTGGACTTCCAGGGAGTTCCAAACCAGGGGCACAGGGTTTTCCAGGTCAGCCAGGTCCTCTAGGAGAGCCTGGACACAAAGGCTCACCTGGGCCTCCTGGTCTTCCAGGTCCTAAGGGAGAGAAAGGAATCAGTGTACCTGGTTTACCTGGTTTGAAAGGACCTGCAGGACCACCAGGCCCACCTGGACAGATTGGAATGGCTGGGGTGGGTAAACCTGGCTTGAATGGTCTTCCTGGGCAACCAGGAATACCAGGCAAACCCGGTCTCCCTGGTGAACCAGGAATAGCAGGACTACCGGGTGAGAGTGGACAACCAGGACCCTCAGGTTTACCTGGCATTGGAAAACCAGGAAAAGATGGTTTCCAGGGACAGCCAGGGCTCAATGGAGCCAAAGGGGAACttggacctcctggtctaccaggAAGTCCAGGCTTACCAGGTTATGGTAAACCAGGTTTTCCAGGACCTAAGGGTCACAAAGGACATGGTGGACTTCCAGGACCACCAGGTCAGAAAGGTGATAAAGGCCATGAAGGCCTTCCAGGGGTCATCGGTCTCACTGGTCCTAGTGGTATGCCCGGTCCACCAGGTCCAATCGGGCCTCCTGGTGTCCTTGGTTTTCCAGGGCAAAAGGGAGAATATGGTTTTGGGGGACGACAAGGACATCAAGGGTTAAAGGGTGATTTAGGTCCTCAGGGACTTCCAGGTAAACCAGGATTGCCAGGAGAGAGTGGGCTGCCAGGACCCAGAGGTATACCAGGGCACGTAGGCCCGAAAGGAGAACCTGGAATTAGGGGCTTACCTGGGCTACATGGTGCTTCAGCTTTAACAGGTCAAAAGGGAGAAGGAGGACAACCTGGTGCGAGAGGCCAGCAGGGACCACAAGGAATTCCTGGACTTCCTGGACCAGGGGGAGTAATCGGTCCTCCTGGACTTCCCGGGCAAAAAGGTGAAATGGGCCCACCTGGTAAACCTGGTTTTCCTGGAGAGGGAAAGCCAGGATTACTTGGTCCTGTTGGTCCTCAAGGTAAGCCTGGTCCCAGTGGCCCCCCTGGGCTACCAGGGCAACCAGGACAACCTGGACCTCCTGGTCCTCCAGGACTGCCTGCTGTACATCCTGACCTTGGACAGATCCTCCCTGTGATGGGCCCATACATTGGCCAAAAACAGGCTTACAAAACGACAAAGTATGGAGGGGATTCTGGGGTGAATAGCCCAGAGGTTCCTGCATTCACTGCCACTCTGACAAATCCCTTCCCTCCTGTTGGCTCTCCGGTTGTTTTTGACAAAATTCTGCACAACAGTAATCAGGACTACAGTCCTCAAAATGGTGTTTTCACCTGTAGCATACCTGGGATTTATTACTTTGCTTACCACGTGCACTGCAAGGGTGGTAACATGTGGGTGGCACTTATGAAGAACAATGAGCCAGTAATGTACACATACGATGAATGCACAAAGGGCTTATTGGACCAGGCATCAGGAAGTGCTGTTCTGCCATTACGTAATGGAAACACTGTCCATATACAGCTACCATCTGATCAGGCAGCAGGACTTTACGCTGGTCAGTATGTCCATTCCACATTTTCTGGATATTTATTGTATACAATGtaa